The genomic interval CTCACATCACAGACAGGAACCCAGGACcgcctcccctttttttcttcccaatctCCCAAAtcgttttattattttttaaatgatcgCTCTTTTTGCCCGCTGCTCCCGCTGCTGCCGAAATCCCCGTCTTCTCAGGGTGCATGCTTCTGGCAAGATCGTGCAGTATTCTCAGTCCATTTTCAGTGTGTCTTATCTTAATTTGCCCTGATCCGATCTAAGGGCGATATCCACCACTTGCTTTCAATTTGTAggattttttctcccttcttggtTTGCTCCTAATACCCTCGGAGtatttccccttctccttgcATTTCCAGAGTTGCAATTTACTCTGccgtttcttcttttctttctttttttttttttaacctcccctCTTTAGAATTGCTTCATGTTACTAACCATTCCTAAATTGTAAGAGAGATTCAttccccctcctcttccaccaccaccagcaccactaCCAccatcacctcctcctcctcctcctccccttctcttctcctttttggcAGCACCAGGACGTCCGGTGTGGTGGTGGCAGCgagcagcaaaagcagcaagagctCGTTTTGATTCCCCCCCTTCCAAGGTGCTTTGGAGAGACTGGTTTAAGGCTGAGCAGCAGAAGTCACGATGAGTGCACAAGGTGAGGGACCCGGTCAGCCTTCTACTGCTGCCCAGGAGCAACCTGCAACCGCAGAGCCTCAGAAGAGAGGACGAGGCAGACCCAGGAAGCAACCACAAGTCAGTATCGTATAGATACATAGAGCCGCAGATCTATAGTATTATAGGCATGTACATGTACGTATTATACTGAAAATGAAGGAGTCCTGGCGACGGGTTTGGGGGGCTTTGTTGTGTGCTGCTTCCCAGCGAAATGGTGCCGAGGCGTAGCGAGGGGTTTTGCCGTGAGCCCCGGCGGGGCACCCCGAGGCTGAGAGCGCCGGGGTGCTGCGTGCGTGTGGCTGAGCCGCAGAGCCTCCTCGGCACTTTCACTATTGTGCAGGGAGCGAGCTGGGGCTTTTCAATGTAAATGGGGAACATGGAGCAGCGCGGCTCCGACCAACCAGCGCTCGCTGGGTCATTTCGAGCTGATTTTGAAATTGCGAAAGCGAGGAGCAGGGAACGGGGCTCTCCTGTCTCCCTCCTCTCTGAGCCCTTGCAATGTCTcaatctgtgtgtgtgcgcgcgtgtgtgtgcgcgcgtgtgtcgggTCCCACCgggggctgctgccgcctccGCTCTTGACCAGCCCAGCCCCTGACTGCCCCTAGATCCTGGGgttgggggagaaggggggggtgACTAGAAAGTCgcataggttttttttcttttctttttttttttggcccccctcccccttccccacctcctccctCACCCCCGTCATCGAATGCAGAGAGGTGCCCCCATTGCCGATGGAGGTGGGGGAGGTAGCCGGAGGGGGCTTGCCCTGCATTTGCAACACCTTTTGCCTTTGCTCCAGCGCTTTCCCAGGCAGGTCGAGGCGAGGGGGACTGTTCCCGGCTCTcggcgcggggagcggagccCGTTTCCCTCCCAGCCGCACTCCCAGCCCGTTCCCGAGCCCCGAAAGGGACGCACTGGGCTTCTCTTTGCCTTGCGAGACCAGAATCTGCGCTAAGGTTGCTAGATTTGTGCCTTATTTCCCCCCTGCCTCTTTCCCGAAGGGCCATTGTCGCATCGCCGGGAAATGCAGAGCTGCATTCAGCCTGCTGCTCCCGGGCCAGGCGGGCCGAGGGAGTCCCCAGCTCTTTTCAGCCCCTCCGCAAGCGCTGGCGATGGGGAATTTTGCCTGCGGATGCAACCAATTAAGCTCGCAGCTTTGCAGAGGCTGCACGGGGTTGTTTGCAGTCCTTTCCATGCCTCGGAAGTAACGACTGCAAGCAGGGCTGCCTATTGAGCTCATTTAAAGCGAGCTTCCGTGGGCTTTAAAAGCGTTTACTCCATTCATTTAGCATCAGCTCACTGCCATGAAAGCCTGCGAGGGGCTCCGAAAATACTGAGAGAGCTCAACAGTAGAGCCCCAGGCCGGGGGAAACCCGGCAGTTTTGATTCCCCCCCCTCCATGTGCTCCTGCAAATTGTACTGAAAGTACTTTTTGGAGAACCATAAAAGCGGAGCCCCTCATTTTCCCGCTCTGCCCTAAGTGACACTTATTCTGCCTGAGGAGCTCCGCTTTGTGCCCCACGGGCTCGCTTTACACCCTGCTCCTCCGGGTGCCCTTGCCCAGCCCAAGCAGCCAGCATCAGTCCTGCAAGCTTTCGTCGGGgcttgcagccttttttttttttttttaagcatttgaatgtgtggaagagaaagaaaactgcGTCTTCTTAAACGTGTTCAGCCCAGATGTGCAGTGTCTGCGAGGCTCACCACTGCGAACTGTAGCTGTTAGTGAGTCCCCTTTCCAGCCTCCCCATAACCTACCCGGGAACTAAAAAGCTGAAGGGTTTTAAGCTGGTTTAAGTTAACAAACTGCATTTAATTAGTTTTACCACATCCTGTAATCTGAATGAAATGTATAATATTTAAGACTACAAGAGTTCTGTAGTATTTATGATTCACTGAATAAATATTTGGAATCCAAACTCTTAGTAATTCATATCCATTTTTAAAGGACTGTACAGAGGAACTAGTTAAGAAAATTGCTAAAACAATCATTGTTCCTGTGGAGTTGTTTTAGAATTGTTATTTGCTTCAGATATTTTGTTTCCTCAAGTTTTTTTTGCTTGCTAGTGCTCTATTTGAAGAAACTTTTACATTTACGTTTTAATTCAATTCAGTTGTATTTGGAATAGGTGTGAATATAATGCATACTTCAGAACAACAGCCCCCAAAATATTTGTGCCCTTGAGACAGAAAGTAGTCTAGCTTACTTTCCAGTTTTCCagtagttaactttttttttcccaaaagtatGTGCTTAAAAGCTGCATATGATAATTGTATCTTGTTATAATGaaatttaattgaaattaaatggGTAACTACTAATTTTTGAATAATCATTCTTACATGAGAGGTTCCATATCCATCTTCTTTAAAAAAGCGTTTTAGGGGATAACTTACTTGCTAGGCTATGcaaacttttcagtgttttttatgCAATTACAAGGAAAATTAAGCTCTCTTTTAGTAcgcaaaacagactttttttctttacttggaATTGTTTAGTTTTCCATgttgaattttaaatattgttttagcCATTTATACTGTTAATTTATACTACTCGCTTCTAGTTTATTCCTCAGATCTTCTTGGTTAGTTGTACTTTCTTGCCACAATAGCATGTTTTCCTGTATTTAGGAACCAACTGGTGAACCATCTCCTAAAAGACCAAGAGGAAGACCCAAAGGAAGCAAAAACAAGAGTCCCTCTAAAGCAGCTCAGAAGGTGAGATTATTAAAGAGAGAGAGTTCCTAGTGCTATTTTTTCATTAACTGGTAGCAAATATTCTAGTCATTTGGGCTGTGAACTGTGGGGTTTAAGCCTTTTTAATTATGGAAGCCACATACAGcatgtattttgcatttttaagattAGAAAATACATGCTGCAGGAAGACCCTAGGTACAGAAACTGTAAGGGCAGCTTACTTTTTGAATATTGTACAGATTAGTGAAATAACATGATGTATTTGATTTATTTACTGAGATGTACTGTatataataaggaaaaaatagtaagaattttattttctcgattaagatttttgaaaaaggaagatTAATTTCTTGCCCACTTACATACGTTACTACTACCAAATCTGTATATTAAAGCTAAGTGTTTTGCCAAACAGAGACTAATTAGAAGTAAATTCAGTTATGTATTGATGGAAATAACTGCATTTATTGAAAATTACAGCTTAAAAATATGATGATAAAGTAAACTGTGAATTACAGTAAAATTTGTTTACTAATCAGTTTCAAAGAGACTTTTTCTTAAAGTGCTATTAGCCTTCTGAACCGCTATTTCTGTTTGGTGATGGTAGCAAATTTTTGTTATGGTGGTTCTGAATACCCTCAGCTATAGTACAAGCCCATTGAAGTCATTGCATTTAGTGCATGGGCTTTAAATCACAAATACAATTTAAGAAGtgacttaattttatttaaatttgcaaAAGCTCAGCATTAGAAAACTGTACTAACAAGGGAGATAAAACCTTTCTGTATGAATAATTTTAGTGGATATAAACAGTTGTGTATAGGCTTGAAAATAAACACAGGAGTTTTGTTTATGTAGATGGTTACACAGCAGTTAGCACTAATTTACAGGTactaaattgaaaacaaaagcttACAAAATCTGGTAGTGAACTGTAATGCTTAAGTGTATCAGTATCTTTTAAGTATGGCAAAATGTGTGTTGAAGATATTTGTGGCCTCATCTAATTATGGTTAATTTTTCAATATGCCTATGGCACTGACCATATTAAGTTTGATAGTTTTCAGTGTTATAAATTACTATAGCAACTACTGATAGATATTAAATTATTAGGGGTGGCTATGGTTTcatatctgttttgttttaagtgttttcaACATTCATTTGAGGGACGTTTTCCAAATCTCTTTGAATACAATTGTTTTTTACTTTCTGAACTAGAACAAGCAGTATATTTTGTCAAAAAGTTCataaattagtaaaaaaaaaaaaatgctttgcaggTTAAGTATTTAAAATGTGTCAGGGCCACTCTGCAAACTAGTGAacttaaaatgttgatttttttaaatataataaaaatgttcctcagattcactttaaaatagtttaaatttcactcttcaaaagagagagagcagtTTTTTATTAGTCTAGCAAGTCTAAATGTAAgctttagtattttaaatattactcTTAGGAGTGTTGGCTTTCCTAGAAGAAATATTTGTAGTAAGATTAAATTTTAAGTAATTCATATAAATGTGTTTTCAAAagatatttctaaaagaaatattaacattTCTTCATTTGGATGAGTGATTTGAAAATTAGTATAAATGGAAAGTAACTTAAAATCATTCATATGTATAAATGTATGGATATATCAAATCAAGTGTTTCCTATATGATTCTGGTGCATACAgttgttttttaatctaaagtATGAACTGAACAATTTCCTTGCAACATTTTGATTTTCAGAATGCATGAAATTACTGGTCTAATTAAAGCAAACTCTTTTGGGTGCTTATAATACAAAAAATTGACCAAACGACCACATTCCTTTTTGTCATAAAGAAATCTTTGACAGTTATTAAATTAAGTCTTATTTGTTTCTAGGTTTGTAGataaaatatgcaaatacttGATAAATcttctaaaacataaaataattacaaaacatttttagaaaagaagtCATTGAGATcacatttcagagaaatattttagCACTTTTTCAAAATAGATAATTAGCCCTCTCTAAAATGGTTCCGCTTCTCACCTGACATCTCAGAGTTTCTTTTTATATGATTTTAATTTTGATAATATAGCTTGTGGCAATGTGAATCAAAAGGTTTTGGCGTTGTAAGGAAACTTCATTTGGTGGTGAAAGTATCAGCTCTTAAAAGAAGTGAACTATATGTTTGATTTTGTGGTAAacatatttacacatacatacacatacatatatttatttaaagctttCTACACCCTCTCCCAGCTCTCACAAATAGAGTTGACTAACTTTACTTAACACCCTGTACATGTGAACTTGGGTACTGTAGATGCAACTGCAAATTGCTGGAATTTCTAAAGAATACTGTGTGGCCTGTGTTTTTCAAAGTGAGCTCATTGAAATGTACTATAGTGTTCACAACATGCAAGATAAACGTATGCCACTAGAACCCCCAGAGCAGACATGAGAAGGCACTCATGATTAATTGATCGGGTGTTCTCTTGCAAACCATTACACATcacaattaaaaatgtattacacAAACTGACAACGAGTTAAAAATACTCGGACACGTcctgggactttttttttgttatacttCAAAAAGTAAATACCTTTAAATCAGTTGAGGGGCAGTTTGCCCTAGAATCATGATTATGTTGTGCATTTAAATTTTCTTggttcatgggttttttttttttatttcagagcttGTGTTTGGTCTTAGTAAACTGGCCTTGGGGCATTTGAAAACAAACTGTGCTTGTTAGGAAATTAGCAATGTGAAACTTGACAATGCATACAGAATGTTGCAAGACCAATTGGACAGCTAATAATTACTCTAATTTCAGGTAATACACATAAAAAGGACTTGCATATCATAGCTATCTAACTTGTTATGAAATGCACACAAAAGGTAAACCTGCATTTTatagaaaaacaaatcatttctCAATTGTTTAATTTTCACAAACAGAACGAACACAACATGTTAGCAGATGACAAGAGAGAGACTTTTTCTACAAAAAGACCGTAATCACCTCATACTTAAGGTTTATTCTACACAATTAGGTTGTTATTGAAGTCTGTGCCTTTGAACGAGTCATTctgttattcatttaaaatatttgtaaaaaattAGCAAGCaagtgaagtttttcttttttctacggAACAActtcagttttgcagaaagaTCATAGCAGGGATGTCCATTTTCAATTTCCTTGGGGTTCTGTGGCTGAATTTCATTTGTTAGGTTGAGCTGTATTCCCAGCCCATCTCATTTCCCTTAAGCATTCAAGGGCTTTTCTTTGTTTAGCTCCTGTAGTTGTGCTTGATGAAAATATTGTATAGGCGTAAGTACGGTCCCGTTTGGAAGGAAAGAACACAAtgatgaggttaaaaaaaggagtaATAGCATGTGTTTATGCCATAAATGAAAAAGTCAAGGGGTAGCCCAGGAATATCCAACAGTAAAAGCTCTTTTGTAAGATTCATCTTCAGTTAAAAGATTTTGAGTTTTGTTGGACATACTGCTAAGGTGGAGTTATTTGTTCTTGATGTAGTGAAATTCTTAAACATACATGCAGATCTGGAAATATCATACTCTGAAAACCAGAGCTTGTGGTACTGTGTGTGACTACACATACTACTGTCTCTATGTTACATTGCCAGAGTTTGGTATGTAGAAAGGCATGTCTCTGAGTTAAGCAGTCcaaaggtaaaaaaacaaacccaaaaaaaaaaaaaagttcatgtgaCCAGGACTCTGCCCTAAATTGGTTCATGAAAATCTGTTTGGCTTCTCCATGTTTCATGCTCACCAACACCAGTCATAGCAGGCTTAAAGGGAAAACAAGTTCAGATTTAACAAATGTCGTAGTATAGTTGTTGTACCTAAAAAGTGAGAGACCACAAAATTAGATGTTTTGAGCAAGATGGGTGAAGCAGAAGACTGGCTCCCGTTTAGAGTTAAAACAGGTAAAGTAGGACCTGGGAGGTGTAGTATTTTTATATCTAGCCAATGCCTAAGTTTcttgtaagacttttttttttttaataaaataaatttttctagGAGAGGGACACCTCCCTGTGCAAGTTCTTTTGACATGGCTTGACAACAGTGATCTTTGTTCTGAGAACTATCAATTACTTCACCTGACTTATACCTCTGACACATTTTATCTGAAGTCCCCAGCAGATCATTTTGCAAAGTGGATAGAGTTCTCAAAATTTGGATTCTGTTGCATTTGAGATCCCCCTTGACAATAGATGGATGCCCAAAGAACACTTTATAGCCATTCAATTATTTATACTTGTCTTGTCTTGTTAATTGCCTTCAGTAGTACAGCTTCGGTGTCTGTTTGGGCATGGCACATTTATGCAACAAGGAGGCAGAGATGATGGGCAGTCAGGTACTACATTTGCTGACAGCAACTGTTTGGAAACAGGATTTGATGGCCTTGTGGTACAGGGCTTAGATGAACTGCAAATCTGTCTGGGGACTGTTAACTCTCTTTGATAAGGAATGGCCATCGTTCTCACCTAAgacaaaaataccattttctgtATAGGTCATGTACTTTAAAGCAGCTAAATCTAGTTCTATTCCTAAAACGTGCCATAGCAAAAATGATATATTCCTATTATTGTTGATAGGaaattttacaatttttcatGAAATACCATAAACTTGTGTTTGACAGCTACCCAGCTCTCCTTTAAGTTGGATCATTTTATGTCATTAGTCTTTTAGAATAAGATCATGCCTCATAATGCAGCATCAAATGTTAAGAAAATCCTGACCAAACACATCTCACTTTCAAAAAGTGCATCAGAGGATTAAGGCAGCAGCTTCCTTTTTGACTAAGCAATTACAAACTGCTGTGTGTAGGGTGGCTGAGAACACTGGCATCCTACTACCCAAATAAGAGTCTTTGTtatctttgggtgggttggggctCTCTCCAGATTTGTTCCTCGCTTTGGAGGCAGCGCTTTGATTAAAGCAAAGAGCCAACAGACTAGTGTGCTTTAGATTACATAAATATCTGTTTAAGAGGAAAACCACTACTTTAGGACTTACGTATATCTTCTCTTACATGAAGAGAAATTACATGAAAATTGTATGGAAAAACATTGAATTATTTGTCTGATAAGCAATAAAACGTATCTTCCAGTTGTTAAATCAAAAGACAGTCTTATGCTTTGGAGAATATACAGGCAATGTTTgcagaatgcaaaataaaataaatccaaatGGAAAGAGGTGGAATATTTTCCTAAACTTCACGTCTTTATTATCACTGTTGGACTGCCACTACTCCTTTTCAGTTGCTCCAGAAgtgttttgtctttctcttcccttagAATGGAGATAAAAATGTCCACTTTGGAGGTTCTTGTcattcattttctgcagtttaGTCTATGGAAACCCTCCTATTTACTTACAGAATCTCTCTGTACCAAAACATAGTATCTGGCATGCCCTGCTGTTTGCTCAGCTCACCTCTGGGAAAGATTTGGTTTTGATAAGAACTATGGAAACGTTTTTCTTCTAACATGAGGTGGAAATCATATGCAGCAGGAATATAGTGCCTTTCAATCTGAAGGGTCCCCAAGCACTTGACAAACTGATATACAAACTATACAGCAGGAACACTAGCCACTTCTGACATGGACCTTTCTCTGGGGTAAAGCACAGCATTGTTAATGGCAAGCGGCCATACTGCATGACAGTTTATGACAGGAAGCAAAGATTAGTTATTCAAAGAAATCTCCCATGTTCTCTTTCCCATCAACTGTGTTATATACTGTAATTAAAGTTAGTGTCATGTTTTCAGTAACTTTAATTATGAGACCAAAATGGTTTTAGTTTCCAGAAAGTTATGGTATTTTATAGACTTTAGAGAAAGAGTTTTTCCTTCAAATATAGTAAATGTAgtacaacacagaagaaaatgcatggTGTTTGTGCGTTCGTAACATGCGAGGTGTTGATTTGTTAAGAACAgatttaacaaatattttcttttaagatttatGCCCTGTGTAGTTCTTGAAGTAAACAAAAATGCAAGGGGCTAcagattttcaaaactaaaaCACATCCCTTTTTGCATCCTTCAGGCTATATGGTATAAAACatgtttaaaaggaaacaaaactctgAAATAGAGAGCTACAGCATATAGCAAATGTACTTTAACAAGTATTCTCATAAGAGGGTTTCACCTTACATGTAACATTGGTATAAACTATTAAAGAGCAGGTTTACTCTTTTAACAAGTCTGAGCGATAATTTTGCCCTTTAGGAGTGTGAATTTTACTTTTCACAGCTTTCTTCTTGGTGagatatttatttcaaagtaatttcaCTAAACTTGCAGTGCAGTTTTTTGCAGAGGTTCATCCACTGCTTCCTCAGCTCAAGTTCTCTTTTAGAGGGATCCACTTTACACGGCATAGGGTTACAGTATATGTTACAGAGATTGACCAGCAAGTGATTTATTTAATGAGACAGTTGATTTCTAAGGGCAAATCAAATACACATACGGTTAGCTGGAAAGAAGCAATTCATGGAAATGTGGAAATGCATTTACAGAATGTGCACAGAAAGTCTTCATTCTTAGGCACTTTGTATGCAGCAAAAGTCCTCCTCTCACTGAAGCTGGTGGGAAAATTCTGACCGCCCTCGGTGGAGCAGGATTATTGACCTGATAAGGTGTATGTACGGGCAGAGCCTGTCTAGGGAAAATAACCTGCAGTTTCATTTAGAAGCCTGTCAGTATTTTACTGTAGTGTGTAAGTAATATTATTCACCGTGTCACACAGTGAATTAATGGAAGAGTCCTTAGCAAAACCCACACGTCCTTTAAGTTGAGCTCCAGGACCAACTGCTGTGCTTACATAAATATAGCTGTCACTTTAGGGCACCTTCCATGCTGTTTCCTTAAACCTGAAAAGGGTAGGTGTATTTTGGAACAGGGAAAGCTTTCTTTAGAGCTTAAGGATGCGCTTTTACCTGGAAAACTTCACATAAAATAGAAAAGTATGTccaaatatgaataaaaaaatgtttatggTGATAGCTCTTCAGTCCATTTGATGTATGAACATCATAAGACTGAAATAAGGAATTAAGTGCTGAATGGCCACTCTAAGTTGCTTTCTTCAGGCTTGGAAGAGGCTGCATTTTTAATTCAGTATCTTTAGGTAATTTCTGCCAGCCCATGAAAAACTAGTTTCTAGCATACTTTAGGGGTTCTGCAAGTTTCCAAAATGCCCTGCGCCTCCATCCACACCGTGCAGCCCAGCGGCTTGCCCCATGGCTGGTCGAGGCCTGGGCACCCCAGACTGCACGGCAGGCActgaggagctgggtgtgtgTCTGCATACTCTTCTCTGCTCCTGCACGTGGGGTGGTGGATCAGGGCCAGGAGGCACCCTCGGACCCAGGCGACGCATCCCTCTGGCTGCGCAGGCTATGAAATGTTGGAAAAAAGAACGTAATcactttccaccaaaaaaaaaaaaccatagagAAAGTTGGAGGCTTGGTGCCACCTGAGAGATATAATTATGGATAATGTTACAGGAAAGGACTTCCTAGTTACCAAGGCTGTTAAATAATGTAGTATAAAATATGttgtgtttcttttccctttacagAAAGCAGAAGCCACTGGTGAAAAGCGACCCAGAGGCCGGCCCAGAAAATGGGTAGATATTCCACTTCCAGTCATTTGATTCATCTTGTGTGTTATAAAGCATGTTTTAAGTCCATTCTTTAAGAGAACAATTATTTCTGCTTCATTTGTAAGAAAGAACATCCATCTCTTCTGTCTGTTTGTTCTGGTAGATTGACTAAAGGGTTAAGATAGCAGAGAAGTTAACCACAACTTCCTACCTTTAGACTCTGGTAGTTTACTCAAGACATTTTACTATTAAATGTTTGCTGGGAGTGAATATTTATGTGTCTCTTATCAGCATGAAAAGAGGCACAACTCTTCCTTCAAAAAAGAGTAACAATAAGATAACTTGTTCAGTAATTGAGTAACAAAGGTTAAAGGGGCACTCTCAGACATCAGAAGGTGATTAAGAGAGGTGATAACATTCAAATGTAGTGTGTACAagataaagtttaaaaaacaaaatctctttGTTCCACATTCCCTGGATATGCGGTCTGTTTCTCCTTAAAACCAGcgaaaaagagcaaaaatgaacCGCTGGATACTTGCACCTAGAATTTAGCTTTTCTGCTCTGGGCCATCTTCATGCCTCACATTGTTGCAGTAACAGGTAATATGTTTCGTGAAAAGTGCTCTCTTTACCTGGCTGTTCACTTTGTAGATGTAGCCGTCACACAAATGTGTTTTTGAAAAGTGCTGTGGTTCTTTGTCCGTGTAAAGATTTTTGTCTCGAGCAGCTGAAGTTCAGTGGTCTCACTAATGATTACAGCTGATGAGAGTCTGCCTTGTACCCCTCTCCTTTATATGTCTTTCCCTGGTGCAtatgctttgaaaagaaaagtgatgGGGATGTCCCTTGAAAAACCTGATCGGGTGTTAGAAAATATGGAAGGTGCAGCTATATGCTCCATCATAAGTTAGCGTTTCCGATTTTCCTCTCtagttccttttcctttctctgtgcaacgtttttctttaaattccttttttgaaTCTGTCTCTCTGCATCTCAGTTTTGCTCCCTTATTTTATTCTGCCTTCCCTGTCCTCTTTgcaatccttttttcccctctttcgtTCCGTTCTTTTTGCATGGATGTTAACACTGTTGTCAAAGTGTCTGCTTCACAGGGCTTAAACAGCACAGCTGAGGTTCCCCAAAGTGTCAGCAGCTAAGCACAGGAGAGGAGCGATGGCTTTAGCAGTCACTTTAAGAACTAGTTTTGTAGTGTTGTCCAGGATATTTCTGTAGTTCTGTGGAGCAAAACACACTGTTACATACTAGAGGTATGGTTTATGTCTTCAGTTTTACAATCAGGCAGATTTCAGGTATGTGAAGCCCATTGGCATTAGGAAACTAGGTGGCTTATACAAACTTATCTATGCTGGTAATGTTCTCAAGGCAGCCTGCAGAAAGCAAATGCGAAGTGCGGTAAAACATAGATCAGTTGCTGTCTGTTTCCTCCTGTTAGGTTCTGAGCCTGCACATGTGGATGCTAAGTGTTACTTGCTTGTTCCTCACCTTGGGTGCAATCccagaggaagcagcagaaatagCTGTTTTATGAGAGTAATTTATAACAGTCAAGCCATCTCTACTGCATTAGGAATGTGTGATAGTTGAATATGGATGGCTGAATAgctctgtgcaaagggaaaatGTAGCCatttgaaatgttaaaagtttTTCTCTCCCAAACACTCGTAATCAGAAGTtaaatctgaaatgaattttCAGTGAAGAGGGCTAAATATAATAATTGTGATGGTTTTAGGCCAGAATATTTCCCttctatttttgtgtgttttgtatgGGGAAGAAAAATAGGCGGTCTCAGTGGAGCATTAAATTCAGTACAGTGTGTTTGTTGGGTGAGGAATCTGAATCACAGAAATTGAAATTACTGATTAGCTAAGAGACATTGACAGTACTTTATCGTGAGACCGGTATTTTTAGCAGGTTCACTTATTTCTTTGGAAGTAAGGCATACTTTCTGACTTAGTAACACTTTCTGTTGTGCCTGTTGGAGGCACAgtctttttatttgcttattccGGTAGTATCATTACTTCTTGTGATTTTCAGAGATTAAACTCATACCTGCAGCTTGCATTGAGACAATTCTGTAGACCGTGAGAATCATACGtgccattttttcctttctttctcttctctttccggTTCAAATTAGATTTGTGTGTTCCTCCTTTGTACATGATGAAATGGAGAGTGATACTagatttttctccagaaagaaatAGTGTTAAATTATTATGAGCCATTATGGTGGCTACTGATTATAAGCCAAGCCTGTAGTTGAAGTCAAGGAAGGATTCTTCCCAAAAGCAGATGGCATGATACCATTCTT from Struthio camelus isolate bStrCam1 chromosome 1, bStrCam1.hap1, whole genome shotgun sequence carries:
- the HMGA2 gene encoding high mobility group protein HMGI-C is translated as MSAQGEGPGQPSTAAQEQPATAEPQKRGRGRPRKQPQEPTGEPSPKRPRGRPKGSKNKSPSKAAQKKAEATGEKRPRGRPRKWPQQVVQKKPAQEETEETSSQESAEED